The Pseudomonas sp. IB20 region AGCCGTCGGGAAAACGTGCGTGATACCGGCGTATGGGGTTTGCAATGGCTGGCCATACTGGGCCACCAACTTGCCCGCCAGGCGAATCGCCGCGACCACCGTGATCTGCTGGCCCAGGACTGCGCGAATTGCCAGTTCCAACCCGTCCCAAGTGCCTGGCACGCGCAGGCCGGGGCGGGCCGCAACCAACTGCGCCATCAGCGGGTCAACAGCCAATTGCGCATTGATCAACTCGGGCTGGGCATCCAGATCGAACATAGCCCTCAGGCGCCGCTCGATCTCGGGCAGCGCCGCAGCGTCAGGAAACTCAACATCCACTTCCAGCCAGTCGCCCGCGCCCGGCGCCACGCTGATCCAGCCGAGCAGCCCATTCACGCTGATACTGCGCCGATAGACGCCAGCCTCAACAGTCTCCAACCCCGTGATCGCCCGCGCCGACAAAAAGCCCACCATCGCCGCCCAGTCATAGGGCGCCTGATACGCCAGTCTCACAACGACAACACCCCGCTATACAGCCCATACGCCGCCAGCCCCGCGCCCGCGACCACGCAGCTGAAAATGCCTTTTTCCACGTGGGTAAACAAGGGCTGGCCCTGCTCGCGCTTGGCCAGGGCAAACAGGATCACACCGGGCGCATACAGCAGCGCCGAGAGCATCAGGTACTTCAGGCCCCCCGCGTAGAGCAGCCACAGCGCATAAACCAGCGCGATCAGGCCCACCAGCAAGTCCTGCATGCGCTGGCGCCGGGCGCCTTCGTAGGTTTCGCCGCGCCCGCTGAGCAGCACCGCATACGCCGCCGACCACAGGTACGGCACCAGAATCATCGACGAGGCCAGGTAAATCAGCGTGGTGTAGGTGCTGTGGGAAAACAGCGTGATCACCAGAAAGATCTGGATCATTACATTGGTCAGCCACAGCGCGTTGACCGGTACCTGGTTGGCGTTTTCCTTCTTCAGGAAGGCCGGCATGGTCTTGTCATGGGCGGTGGCGTAGAGGATTTCCGCACACAGCAGCGCCCAGGACAGCAAGGCGCCGAGCAACGAAACCGCCAGGCCGATGCTGATCGCCATCGCGCCCCACGGCCCGACGATATGTTCCAGCACACCCGCCAGGGACGGGTTTTGCAATTGCGCCAACTCCGGCTGGCTCATGATCCCCAGGGACAACACATTCACCAGCACCAGCAGCGCCAGCACCCCAAGAAATCCTATAACCGTGGCCCGGCCGACGTCCGAACGTTTCTCGGCCCGCGCCGAATACACGCTGGCGCCCTCGATACCAATAAATACAAATACGGTGACCAGCATCATGTTGCGCACTTGATCAACCACGCTGCCGAATTGCGGGTTGCCCAGGCCCCAGATATCGCGAGTGAAGATATCGGCTTTGAACGCCACGGCGGCGATGACCACAAACATCACCAACGGCACAATCTTCGCCACGGTAGTGATCTGGTTGATGAACGCCGCCTCCTTGATCCCGCGCATCACCAGAAAATGCACAGCCCACAGCAACAGCGACGCGCAGCCGATGGCAACCGGCGTATTGCCCTGGCCGAACACTGGGAAAAAGTAGCCGAGGGTGCTGAACAGCAACACGAAGTAACCGACATTGCCCATCCACGCGCTGATCCAATAACCCCAGGCCGACGAGAACCCCATGTAATCGCCAAACCCGGCCTTGGCGTAGGCATACACCCCGGAATCCAACTCGGGTTTACGGTTGGCCAGGGTCTGGAACACGAACGCCAGGGTCAGCATGCCCACGGCGGTGATCACCCAGCCGATCAACACGGCGCCCACCTCCGCGCGCGCGGCCATGTTCTGCGGCAAAGAGAAAATCCCCCCGCCGATCATCGAACCCACCACCAGCGCGATCAGCGCGCTGAGTTTGAGCTTTGGGGCCGGTTGAGACATGCAAACTCCTGAATAAATAACAATTGAGCTAACAAGCGTGCACTCAACTAATTAATTCAGCGAGTGTAGCGTTTATTAAAGACAGCGATAAAACCGTCAAGCTCATAACGCATTGGTATGACTGTTTATGAAGTTTAGGTTTATTTAGATTTTAAATAAGGCAGGCACTTTGCCAGCCTCTGACTATTTGGTAACCCGTCCCGAAATAGATTGCACATTCAGCAGAAAGGGCTAGTTTCAACAGTCCACTCTCTTGACGACATGATCACTGCAACGCAGAAGCGCTCTGGAACGCGCTTTTGCGAGGAAAAGTATCGCCCCAGGATTTTACTCCTAAGTCATTAATTCACAATGGAATGTGCCAATGACCTGATCTAAGTCAGCTGTTCGAACAGCGCACGGAATTATTCTGTGGTCTCTCTTCTCCTGCATTGGAGTCATGCAATGTCTGAATCTCCCGGAAAACTTCGATTAGGCGCACTGGTTGCACTGGTCGTGGGCTCAATGATTGGTGGCGGAATCTTCTCACTGCCGCAAAACATGGCCGCCAGCGCCGACGTGGGTGCGGTGTTGATCGGTTGGGTGATTACCGCCATCGGCATGCTGACCCTCGCCTTCGTGTTCCAGACCCTGGCCAACCGCAAACCTGACCTCGACGGCGGCGTGTACGCCTACGCCAAGGCCGGCTTCGGCGACTACATGGGTTTCTCGTCCGCCTGGGGCTACTGGATCAGCGCCTGGTTGGGCAACGTCGGTTACTTCGTGTTGCTGTTCAGCACCCTCGGTTACTTCTTTCCGATCTTTGGCGAAGGCAACACGCCGGCGGCAGTGATTGGCGCCTCGGTGTTGCTGTGGGCCGTGCATTTTCTGGTGCTGCGCGGGATCAAGGAAGCCGCGTTCATCAACCTGGTGACCACCGTCGCCAAGATCGTGCCGCTGGTGCTGTTCGTGTTGATCGCGCTGTTCGCGTTCAAGCTGGATATCTTCACCGCTGACATC contains the following coding sequences:
- a CDS encoding DNA-3-methyladenine glycosylase family protein encodes the protein MRLAYQAPYDWAAMVGFLSARAITGLETVEAGVYRRSISVNGLLGWISVAPGAGDWLEVDVEFPDAAALPEIERRLRAMFDLDAQPELINAQLAVDPLMAQLVAARPGLRVPGTWDGLELAIRAVLGQQITVVAAIRLAGKLVAQYGQPLQTPYAGITHVFPTAEVLAAADLATLGMPKARGRTLSGVAQALLDDSQLFEPKASLQEGVARLVALPGIGDWTAQYIAMRQLREPDAFASGDIGLINALAALEGGPVSARQLLARAEAWRPLRAYAAQHLWTSLSRVD
- the arcD gene encoding arginine-ornithine antiporter, giving the protein MSQPAPKLKLSALIALVVGSMIGGGIFSLPQNMAARAEVGAVLIGWVITAVGMLTLAFVFQTLANRKPELDSGVYAYAKAGFGDYMGFSSAWGYWISAWMGNVGYFVLLFSTLGYFFPVFGQGNTPVAIGCASLLLWAVHFLVMRGIKEAAFINQITTVAKIVPLVMFVVIAAVAFKADIFTRDIWGLGNPQFGSVVDQVRNMMLVTVFVFIGIEGASVYSARAEKRSDVGRATVIGFLGVLALLVLVNVLSLGIMSQPELAQLQNPSLAGVLEHIVGPWGAMAISIGLAVSLLGALLSWALLCAEILYATAHDKTMPAFLKKENANQVPVNALWLTNVMIQIFLVITLFSHSTYTTLIYLASSMILVPYLWSAAYAVLLSGRGETYEGARRQRMQDLLVGLIALVYALWLLYAGGLKYLMLSALLYAPGVILFALAKREQGQPLFTHVEKGIFSCVVAGAGLAAYGLYSGVLSL